A single window of Hyla sarda isolate aHylSar1 chromosome 2, aHylSar1.hap1, whole genome shotgun sequence DNA harbors:
- the LOC130357090 gene encoding olfactory receptor 10A2-like encodes MVTLLQYASSLRMDNTSRLGSPFVFLGFLEMERYWIPYSIVALGLYLIPTMLCCLIVYVIWVEESLHEPMYVFISNLLLNGVFGNSVIFPQVIVYLLSGSSTISFPGCITQTFCVQTFSAVEIFTFTTMAYDRYLAVGNPLRYSSLVTNTKALKYIIIIWASAFAFVLVPVIMTNNLHFCGVNINNIFCDNMSLVRLACGDTSVTNIFGLVETLLILVVTLLVIFYCYIRTLLICLKTSGSTSHKAVNTLVTHILTFSAFMTASLFVLLRYRLNGGTISITVHVLLSITGVLSSVIVNPIIYGLRTEALKIKMIYILQKSFRMTSKSAL; translated from the coding sequence ATGGTGACATTACTGCAATATGCGTCAAGTCTGAGGATGGACAACACGTCCAGGCTTGGAAGTCCTTTTGTGTTCCTAGGATTCTTGGAGATGGAAAGATACTGGATCCCTTATTCCATCGTAGCCTTGGGCCTTTACCTTATCCCCACTATGTTGTGTTGTCTGATTGTCTACGTTATATGGGTTGAGGAAAGTCTCCACGAACCTATGTATGTCTTCATTTCTAATCTTCTCCTCAATGGTGTTTTTGGAAACAGTGTTATATTTCCTCAAGTTATTGTTTAtttactgtcaggatcctcaaCCATATCCTTCCCAGGATGCATCACTCAGACCTTCTGCGTGCAAACcttttctgcagtggaaattttCACTTTTACCACCATGGCCTATGACCGATATTTAGCAGTAGGAAACCCTCTGAGATACTCTTCCCTCGTAACAAATACGAAGGctctaaaatatatcattattatttGGGCTTCTGCCTTTGCTTTTGTCTTGGTTCCTGTGATAATGACAAATAACCTACACTTTTGTGGGGTCAATATTAATAATATCTTCTGTGACAATATGTCTTTAGTCAGACTGGCTTGTGGTGACACCTCAGTGACTAACATTTTTGGACTCGTAGAAACGTTGCTTATCCTTGTGGTGACTCTACTGGTTATTTTCTATTGTTACATCAGGACTCTGTTGATTTGTTTGAAGACCTCCGGGTCAACATCTCACAAGGCCGTCAACACCTTGGTCACCCACATCCTCACCTTTTCCGCTTTCATGACTGCATCACTTTTTGTTCTTCTAAGATACAGGCTGAATGGTGGGACCATTTCTATCACGGTTCATGTTTTACTGTCCATCACTGGTGTCCTATCTTCGGTCATTGTTAATCCTATCATCTATGGACTCAGGACAGaagctttaaaaataaaaatgatctaTATTTTACAAAAAAGTTTCAGAATGACATCTAAGAGCGCTTTGTGA
- the LOC130357091 gene encoding olfactory receptor 142-like, producing MENASRISPNFVLIGLVEIGNVKYLYSVLALVLYIANMMLCSAIIWAIWLEAKLHEPMYIFIGNLVFNAIIGSSTILPKLVTDLLFGVKTINLSSCLVQSFCIECVAYAEIFTFTIMAYDRYLAIGNPLRYPTLMTNQKALMCVSIAWLIIFINRIIGGILAATLTFCGVIINNIYCETMSIVRLACGDTTINNVFGTTGTLVVISASAHQKAINTLVTHIAAFSTFMVATLFVGFRGSHGDIECKESQAGDYE from the exons ATGGAAAACGCATCAAGAATCAGCCCTAACTTTGTACTTATTGGACTTGTAGAGATAGGAAATGTGAAATATCTCTACTCTGTGCTGGCCTTGGTCCTGTACATCGCCAACATGATGTTATGTTCTGCCATCATCTGGGCCATCTGGTTGGAAGCCAAGCTTCATGAACCCATGTACATTTTTATCGGTAACTTGGTCTTCAACGCTATCATTGGAAGCTCAACCATCTTGCCCAAACTAGTGACTGATCTACTTTTTGGGGTTAAAACTATTAACCTCTCCAGCTGTCTCGTTCAGTCGTTCTGCATTGAGTGTGTTGCTTATGCCGAAATTTTTACTTTTACCATCATGGCGTACGATAGATATTTAGCTATTGGCAACCCGTTGAGGTATCCGACCCTGATGACCAACCAGAAAGCTCTCATGTGTGTTTCCATAGCTTGGCTCATCATCTTCATAAACCGAATCATAGGGGGGATATTGGCTGCAACATTAACCTTTTGTGGGGTGATCATCAACAACATCTATTGTGAGACTATGTCCATTGTTCGTCTCGCATGTGGTGATACAACCATCAACAATGTCTTCGGCACAACCGGCACTCTTGTTGTG ATCTCAGCGTCTGCCCATCAGAAAGCCATTAACACCCTGGTGACGCACATCGCTGCCTTCTCTACCTTTATGGTGGCCACCTTGTTTGTTGGTTTTCG GGGGAGTCATGGGGACATAGAATGCAAGGAAAGTCAGGCTGGGGACTACGAATGA